In Arthrobacter ramosus, one DNA window encodes the following:
- a CDS encoding acyl-CoA dehydrogenase family protein: protein MGKHDNVLSPSERDEIVGRATKLAADFAAAGAAADSNNRFPLELVPLYKASGLPKIAVPKQYGGDGADIWTTALVSRELAKGDPAIALSFNMHQTMIGIFRGLLDEDSRKRVFGRIVEENLLVSGPFSEDRAGLSGLADTIAVPDGSGGWRVSGKKSWATLIEAADLVAFNATITDESGHLPDSFVEHASREAVFVIPANSPGLSVVRTWDTLGMRATGTQTLVFDEVSVPAEAYGGNFREGLFGEFEWASMSFASVYQGLAEKAYEAAKAILRKKTLGATQEGQDVALKNVGFVQYNLGKLKTDVEASARVLEATAQILVDGRDGQWNPASRVAFLDVGKVTATETAIRVADGALRLVGGQAFRRGHVLERLYRDARGGPFHPLTTDAAYDLIGRSELGLFDPPAEPASVAEEPAEAVAVS from the coding sequence ATGGGCAAGCACGATAATGTACTGTCCCCGTCCGAACGCGACGAGATCGTCGGGCGGGCAACGAAGCTAGCCGCCGATTTCGCTGCGGCCGGCGCCGCCGCGGACTCCAACAACAGGTTCCCGCTGGAGCTCGTTCCGCTCTACAAAGCGTCGGGGCTGCCGAAGATCGCGGTCCCCAAGCAATACGGCGGCGATGGCGCGGACATCTGGACGACCGCGCTCGTGTCCCGGGAGCTCGCGAAGGGCGATCCCGCTATCGCGCTCTCCTTCAACATGCATCAGACGATGATCGGAATCTTCCGGGGCCTGCTCGACGAGGACAGCAGGAAGCGCGTCTTCGGCAGGATTGTGGAGGAAAACCTGCTGGTCTCCGGGCCTTTCAGCGAGGACCGTGCGGGGCTGTCGGGTCTCGCCGACACGATCGCTGTCCCGGACGGCAGTGGCGGCTGGCGCGTCAGCGGCAAGAAGTCGTGGGCCACCCTCATCGAGGCGGCCGACCTCGTCGCCTTCAACGCGACGATCACCGACGAATCGGGGCACCTGCCGGACAGCTTCGTCGAGCACGCCTCGCGGGAGGCCGTCTTCGTCATTCCCGCAAACAGCCCTGGTCTGAGCGTCGTCCGCACCTGGGACACGCTCGGCATGAGGGCCACCGGCACACAGACGCTCGTTTTCGACGAAGTGAGTGTCCCTGCTGAGGCCTATGGCGGGAACTTCCGCGAGGGTCTGTTCGGCGAGTTCGAGTGGGCGTCAATGAGCTTCGCCAGCGTGTACCAGGGACTCGCGGAGAAGGCCTATGAGGCGGCCAAGGCGATCCTTCGCAAGAAGACACTCGGCGCCACCCAGGAGGGCCAGGACGTCGCCCTGAAGAACGTAGGCTTCGTGCAGTACAACCTGGGCAAGCTTAAGACGGATGTCGAGGCCTCCGCCCGCGTCCTGGAGGCGACGGCGCAGATCCTCGTTGACGGGCGGGACGGGCAGTGGAACCCTGCATCGCGGGTCGCGTTCCTCGATGTGGGCAAGGTGACGGCGACCGAGACGGCCATCCGCGTTGCCGATGGCGCCCTACGCCTGGTCGGGGGCCAGGCGTTCCGGCGCGGTCACGTCCTGGAACGGTTGTACCGGGATGCCCGCGGCGGCCCCTTCCACCCGCTCACGACGGATGCGGCGTACGACCTCATCGGGCGCAGCGAGCTGGGGCTGTTCGACCCGCCTGCGGAACCGGCTTCGGTGGCCGAAGAGCCTGCGGAGGCCGTCGCTGTGTCCTAG
- a CDS encoding flavin reductase family protein encodes MRNGDAAPAVGEHARRIAGGLTPDEFKGAFRNHPAGVAVVTADAGAGPVGLTATSVFSVSTEPPLLVFSVSELSSSGPTILMADTLVVHLVGSTQLHLAQLCATSGIDRFADTTLWGRLDSGEPYFPSASVWIRGRVVDRLDAGTSTLVVVHALETQAPVAGSDAASAAESQPLVYHNRAWHALGENSLIPPTEGH; translated from the coding sequence GTGAGAAACGGTGATGCAGCCCCCGCCGTGGGCGAACATGCGCGGAGAATTGCCGGGGGCCTGACCCCGGACGAGTTCAAAGGAGCGTTCCGCAACCATCCGGCCGGTGTCGCCGTGGTCACCGCCGACGCGGGCGCGGGACCGGTGGGGCTGACGGCGACGTCCGTGTTCTCGGTCAGCACCGAGCCGCCGCTGCTGGTGTTCTCCGTGTCGGAGCTCTCCTCGAGCGGGCCGACCATCCTTATGGCAGACACGCTCGTCGTGCACCTGGTCGGTTCAACGCAGCTTCACCTTGCCCAGCTTTGCGCGACGAGCGGGATCGACCGCTTCGCCGACACGACGCTGTGGGGCCGTCTGGACAGCGGCGAGCCGTACTTCCCGTCTGCCAGCGTCTGGATCCGCGGCCGCGTTGTCGACCGGCTGGACGCCGGCACCTCGACGCTGGTCGTCGTGCACGCGTTGGAGACCCAAGCCCCGGTCGCGGGCAGCGACGCGGCCAGCGCCGCCGAAAGTCAACCGCTTGTCTATCACAACCGTGCCTGGCATGCACTGGGCGAGAACTCTCTTATACCCCCAACAGAAGGACATTGA
- a CDS encoding ketosteroid isomerase-related protein, whose amino-acid sequence MTITTDTRTAIADVHAAKWAAALTESIDAALALYAGEFVFDDTADDDHVTDTAITKDELRPKLAPFSNKDSANGSGIHRFEIREAFDLTGDDGLRAVAILWTWTGKDLETYHGLPVGGRTLSTIGLTWQQLDADGRITRESTYWVDTPLLGELGVPVQTVHYWKEGFGA is encoded by the coding sequence ATGACCATCACTACTGACACCCGGACCGCAATCGCAGACGTTCATGCAGCGAAGTGGGCCGCCGCGCTTACGGAGAGTATCGACGCGGCACTCGCGCTCTATGCCGGCGAGTTTGTGTTCGACGACACCGCGGACGACGATCACGTGACCGACACCGCCATCACGAAGGACGAGCTGCGTCCGAAGCTGGCCCCCTTCTCGAACAAGGACAGCGCCAATGGTTCCGGCATCCATCGTTTCGAGATCCGCGAGGCCTTCGACCTGACTGGCGACGACGGCCTCCGCGCCGTCGCGATCCTCTGGACCTGGACGGGTAAGGACCTCGAGACGTACCACGGTCTGCCCGTCGGCGGGCGGACCCTCTCCACGATCGGCCTCACCTGGCAGCAGCTCGACGCCGACGGCCGGATCACCCGCGAGTCGACCTACTGGGTCGACACGCCCCTGCTCGGCGAGCTCGGTGTGCCGGTGCAGACGGTGCACTACTGGAAGGAGGGCTTCGGTGCGTGA
- a CDS encoding nuclear transport factor 2 family protein, which yields MSNQFHTAVKWLKAFRSSPEDVVAMYAEPFVFTDPILDQHGITSREDLLRVFGPYANADTTNGIGINNFRIDEVIGDEQAAVYRWTWEARKAQAFLGIPTPDRTPGSRGLTLHFYDREGRITRDESYWDAVSALAPFVPQIDRANKFKPVS from the coding sequence ATGAGCAATCAGTTCCATACGGCAGTCAAGTGGCTGAAGGCGTTCCGCTCCAGTCCGGAGGACGTCGTCGCGATGTACGCGGAACCTTTCGTGTTCACCGACCCGATCCTCGATCAGCACGGCATCACCTCGCGTGAGGATCTGCTGCGCGTGTTCGGGCCTTATGCGAACGCCGACACGACGAACGGGATCGGAATCAACAACTTCCGCATCGACGAGGTCATCGGCGATGAGCAGGCGGCGGTGTACCGCTGGACGTGGGAGGCGAGGAAGGCTCAGGCGTTCCTGGGCATCCCGACCCCGGACCGGACCCCTGGTTCGCGCGGTCTGACCCTGCACTTCTACGATCGGGAAGGCCGGATCACCCGTGACGAGAGCTACTGGGACGCGGTGAGCGCTCTCGCGCCGTTCGTGCCGCAGATCGATCGTGCCAACAAGTTCAAGCCCGTCTCCTAG
- a CDS encoding AMP-binding protein codes for MWGTLPDVLDRTILENRNSLAIVEGDRRLTYAELGALRNRIAAALVDAGLRKGERVGLLLSNVLEFIPVQHGIWAAGGVLVQMPTRQVANQFRATLTQTHATTLVYQAQFDDVVAAIAPDLPELVRIIRIGGEGAPTAEALQSVLAFEDFITGADAGSRPEVGLEESDEAYVLFTSGSTGEPKGVVNTHFTWAHYSITAGLEIGDIRWGEVFAHGAPLTHYTQIFVMPTFIRGGTNVMLPGLDVDVLLSSIQKYRVTATAVVPTIVYLLLDHPHREDYDLSTLNTMIYAGAPIAPERLKQALEILGPIFIQTYAGTEPGYVSAMRKTDHRMDSPKAIERLASAGRPLPFVQVTIQDEFDRVLPVGESGEVTTRQLGQMLTYVDPARNSEALRDGWVHTGDIGRLDEDGFLYIIDRKKDMIVSGGFNVFPRQVEDVLATHPAIAQSAVIGIPHEKWGEAVHAFVVFKAGAAASKQELIDYVKAELGSIPAPKTLDVIDALPVNPAGKVDKKSLREPFWAGRVRQVS; via the coding sequence ATGTGGGGCACCCTTCCTGATGTTCTCGACCGCACGATTCTTGAGAACCGTAATTCCCTTGCCATCGTCGAGGGCGACCGCCGGCTCACCTATGCCGAGCTCGGTGCCCTGCGCAACCGCATCGCCGCAGCGCTCGTCGACGCGGGACTCCGCAAAGGTGAACGCGTCGGCCTGCTGCTGTCGAACGTCCTCGAGTTCATCCCGGTGCAGCACGGCATCTGGGCCGCCGGCGGCGTGCTCGTGCAGATGCCTACGCGCCAGGTCGCGAATCAGTTCCGAGCGACGCTGACTCAGACGCACGCGACCACTCTGGTCTATCAGGCGCAGTTCGACGACGTCGTGGCCGCGATTGCGCCTGACCTCCCTGAGCTCGTGCGCATCATACGGATCGGCGGTGAGGGTGCTCCGACGGCAGAGGCGCTGCAGAGCGTACTCGCTTTCGAGGACTTCATCACCGGTGCTGACGCCGGGTCGCGGCCGGAGGTGGGGCTGGAGGAATCGGATGAGGCGTACGTGCTCTTCACCTCCGGGAGCACGGGAGAGCCCAAGGGTGTGGTGAACACGCATTTCACCTGGGCGCATTACAGCATCACCGCTGGACTGGAGATCGGAGACATCCGGTGGGGCGAGGTCTTCGCGCACGGCGCACCGCTCACCCATTACACGCAGATCTTTGTCATGCCCACCTTCATCCGCGGAGGCACCAACGTGATGCTGCCCGGACTCGACGTCGACGTGCTGCTGTCATCAATTCAGAAGTACAGGGTCACCGCGACCGCGGTCGTGCCGACGATCGTGTATCTGTTGCTGGACCACCCCCATCGTGAGGATTACGACCTCTCCACGTTGAACACGATGATCTACGCAGGCGCGCCGATTGCGCCGGAGCGCCTCAAGCAGGCTCTCGAGATCCTCGGTCCGATCTTCATCCAGACCTACGCCGGCACCGAGCCGGGATACGTCTCAGCCATGCGCAAGACGGATCACCGCATGGACAGTCCGAAAGCCATCGAACGGCTGGCATCGGCGGGACGTCCTCTCCCCTTCGTCCAGGTCACGATCCAGGATGAGTTCGACCGGGTGCTGCCCGTCGGTGAGTCGGGCGAGGTCACAACCAGGCAGCTTGGCCAGATGCTGACCTACGTGGATCCCGCACGCAACAGCGAGGCGCTCCGGGACGGTTGGGTGCACACCGGCGACATCGGCCGTCTCGACGAGGACGGGTTCCTCTACATCATCGACCGCAAGAAGGACATGATCGTCTCGGGCGGCTTCAACGTCTTCCCACGGCAGGTCGAGGACGTCCTCGCCACGCATCCCGCGATCGCGCAGAGCGCCGTCATCGGCATACCGCACGAGAAATGGGGAGAGGCCGTGCACGCGTTCGTGGTCTTCAAGGCGGGAGCCGCGGCATCCAAGCAAGAGCTCATTGACTACGTCAAGGCCGAGCTCGGCAGCATCCCCGCCCCGAAGACGCTCGACGTCATCGACGCGCTCCCGGTGAACCCCGCCGGCAAGGTCGACAAGAAATCGCTCCGTGAGCCGTTCTGGGCCGGGCGCGTCCGCCAAGTCAGCTGA
- a CDS encoding aldehyde dehydrogenase family protein, translated as MAVPHYSQLIDGQWHDTGETYTIHSPATDEVVATVAKAGVADVDRAVAAAKAAHAAGTWRNSSPADRAAVLDAAAASLAARADELAFLQSRENGATLRITSALHLGLGIAQLQYVAQLAREYEFESDGPEIGPIPADGVLRREPLGVVAAIVPWNIPLLTTVWKIAPALAAGNTVVLKPDEHAPLLPLEMARALHEAGLPAGVLNVIVGDGEPVGAHLASHPDVRKVAFTGSTVVGKSILGSSADTLKRVTLELGGKGPNIILDDADLDVAVDGALFACYANNGEACEAGTRLIIPAARKEEIIERLVDRGRTLVVGDPTDVATTIGPLITREQQQRVLRYIADAKAAGARIALGGGIPSGEQFTKGNWVEPTIIADVTNLDPIARDEVFGPVLVVLTYDTVDEAIAIANDTNYGLSAGVWGADEARTLDVARQLEAGMVYVNDWHVIHPAYPFGGYKQSGLGREGGPDSLDEYTEQKYISINRSASLAERAFAIVVNPPVLV; from the coding sequence ATGGCTGTTCCGCACTACTCGCAACTCATCGACGGCCAATGGCACGACACCGGCGAGACGTATACGATCCACTCCCCTGCGACAGACGAGGTCGTCGCCACCGTCGCCAAGGCGGGCGTCGCCGACGTCGACCGTGCTGTAGCAGCGGCCAAGGCCGCTCACGCCGCAGGGACATGGCGCAATTCCTCGCCCGCCGACCGGGCCGCGGTACTGGATGCCGCGGCGGCCAGCCTCGCGGCGCGCGCCGACGAACTCGCGTTCCTGCAAAGCCGCGAGAACGGCGCCACGCTCCGCATCACGAGCGCCCTGCACCTCGGACTAGGGATCGCGCAGCTGCAGTACGTCGCGCAGCTCGCCCGCGAATACGAGTTCGAGTCGGACGGCCCCGAGATCGGGCCGATCCCGGCAGACGGTGTGCTGCGTCGTGAGCCGTTGGGCGTCGTGGCCGCGATTGTGCCGTGGAACATCCCCCTGCTGACGACCGTGTGGAAAATCGCGCCGGCGCTGGCCGCCGGAAACACCGTTGTCCTCAAGCCCGACGAGCATGCACCGCTTCTTCCACTGGAAATGGCCAGAGCCCTCCACGAGGCCGGGCTGCCAGCCGGCGTCCTCAACGTCATCGTGGGCGACGGCGAGCCCGTCGGCGCGCACCTCGCCTCGCATCCGGATGTGCGCAAAGTCGCCTTCACCGGATCGACGGTGGTGGGTAAGAGCATCCTCGGATCCTCGGCGGACACGCTCAAGCGCGTCACCCTGGAGCTCGGCGGCAAGGGCCCCAACATCATCCTCGACGACGCCGATCTGGATGTCGCCGTCGACGGCGCGCTCTTCGCCTGCTACGCCAACAACGGCGAGGCCTGTGAGGCGGGTACCCGGCTGATCATCCCTGCGGCGCGCAAGGAGGAGATCATCGAACGCCTCGTCGACCGTGGCCGGACGCTAGTCGTCGGCGACCCGACGGACGTCGCGACCACAATCGGGCCGCTAATCACCAGGGAGCAGCAGCAGCGCGTGCTCCGCTACATCGCCGACGCGAAGGCGGCCGGCGCGCGCATCGCTCTCGGCGGCGGGATCCCCTCCGGCGAACAGTTCACCAAGGGCAATTGGGTCGAACCCACCATCATCGCCGATGTGACCAATCTGGACCCGATCGCCCGCGACGAGGTCTTCGGGCCGGTGCTCGTCGTGCTCACCTACGATACGGTCGACGAGGCGATCGCTATCGCGAACGACACGAACTATGGCCTGTCCGCAGGGGTCTGGGGCGCGGACGAAGCACGGACCCTCGATGTCGCACGCCAGCTGGAAGCGGGCATGGTCTACGTGAACGACTGGCACGTCATCCACCCCGCCTACCCCTTCGGCGGCTACAAGCAGAGCGGCCTGGGGCGCGAGGGCGGCCCCGACTCGCTCGACGAATACACCGAGCAGAAGTACATCTCGATCAACCGCTCGGCCAGTCTGGCGGAGCGTGCCTTCGCCATCGTTGTGAACCCACCCGTCCTGGTCTGA
- a CDS encoding DUF6932 family protein, which yields MLPALEGEYGLLPASESPHRATLEEIFDLFVTAAPYSEDRKSLWMVFPSYVNKLRATFPTCRVLLDGGFTTHKPWAAPSDIDVSVGVDRLHFNALQDWQQAELFNTVAAGGQKIRVMGGAIDASRFQLGNPDKLAYWHEHWSSVHSADRTIVEGLRKGYVEVTE from the coding sequence GTGCTGCCAGCACTTGAAGGGGAGTATGGACTTCTACCAGCTTCCGAAAGCCCCCACAGGGCAACGCTCGAAGAAATATTCGATCTTTTTGTCACTGCGGCGCCGTACTCTGAGGATAGAAAGTCGCTTTGGATGGTTTTTCCTTCGTATGTGAACAAACTCAGAGCGACGTTTCCGACTTGCCGGGTTCTCCTGGACGGAGGATTCACAACCCATAAGCCATGGGCAGCTCCAAGCGACATCGACGTGTCGGTCGGAGTAGATCGTTTGCACTTCAATGCACTCCAGGACTGGCAGCAAGCAGAACTATTCAATACGGTCGCCGCAGGGGGGCAGAAGATAAGAGTCATGGGGGGAGCGATAGATGCCTCTCGCTTCCAGCTCGGGAACCCAGACAAGCTGGCGTACTGGCACGAGCACTGGTCTAGTGTTCATTCGGCCGATCGGACAATTGTCGAAGGCCTGAGGAAAGGCTATGTGGAGGTGACAGAGTGA
- a CDS encoding type II toxin-antitoxin system Phd/YefM family antitoxin, whose translation MAITASDARAKLFPLIEQVNNDHVPVEIISKKGSAVLMSLADFEALEETAYLLRTPANAAHLLESIAQHRAGTATERALEE comes from the coding sequence ATGGCAATCACTGCGTCAGACGCGCGAGCCAAGCTGTTTCCGCTCATCGAGCAGGTGAACAACGACCACGTTCCAGTGGAGATCATTTCGAAGAAGGGCAGTGCCGTGTTAATGTCACTGGCTGACTTTGAAGCGCTTGAGGAAACCGCGTACTTGCTACGTACGCCTGCTAACGCGGCTCACCTGCTAGAGAGCATTGCCCAGCACAGAGCTGGGACGGCGACCGAGCGGGCTCTGGAGGAATGA
- a CDS encoding Txe/YoeB family addiction module toxin, with product MNTAFTPNGWDDYQYWIKNDKAMVKRINLLINECLRTPFEGIGKPEALKHQLAGYWSRRITEEHRLVYAVEEAQIVVVAARHHY from the coding sequence ATGAACACGGCCTTCACGCCGAACGGCTGGGATGACTACCAATACTGGATCAAGAACGACAAGGCCATGGTGAAGCGGATCAATCTGCTCATCAACGAGTGCCTCCGAACACCCTTTGAAGGCATTGGGAAACCGGAGGCACTCAAACATCAGCTTGCCGGGTACTGGTCTCGACGCATCACCGAAGAACATCGACTTGTATATGCGGTCGAGGAGGCACAAATCGTCGTTGTCGCCGCTCGGCACCACTACTAG
- a CDS encoding alpha/beta fold hydrolase: MKPTIVLVHGGFVDGSGWREVYDDLTADGFGVRVVQNPTKSLADDVSITRQVLDEANGPVVLVGHSYGGAVITEAGNHEKVMALVYITAFAPDQGESVNSLLETFPTDGPQPPILPPVDGYLFLDRDKFYESFAADVTPAEGAFLADSQVPWGLEAVGGIISSAAWRVKPSWYLHVTEDKMIPPVAQTSMAERIGATISETPGNHAIYASRPKVVADVIRTAAASLG; the protein is encoded by the coding sequence ATGAAACCAACGATCGTTCTCGTTCACGGCGGATTCGTCGACGGGTCAGGCTGGCGGGAAGTGTACGACGACCTCACCGCGGATGGCTTCGGTGTGCGCGTAGTGCAGAACCCTACCAAGTCCCTGGCTGACGACGTGTCAATCACCCGGCAGGTCCTCGACGAGGCAAATGGGCCTGTCGTGCTTGTGGGTCATTCGTACGGCGGAGCCGTCATCACCGAAGCGGGCAATCACGAAAAGGTAATGGCGCTCGTCTACATCACTGCGTTCGCACCGGACCAGGGCGAGTCCGTGAACTCCTTGCTCGAAACGTTCCCGACCGACGGTCCGCAGCCACCCATTCTGCCGCCCGTCGACGGATACCTCTTCCTCGACCGCGATAAGTTCTATGAGTCCTTCGCCGCCGACGTCACTCCTGCGGAAGGGGCATTCCTGGCCGACTCGCAGGTCCCGTGGGGCCTTGAAGCGGTCGGCGGAATCATTTCCTCAGCCGCCTGGCGCGTAAAGCCCAGCTGGTATCTCCACGTCACAGAGGACAAAATGATCCCGCCGGTCGCTCAGACCAGCATGGCGGAGCGCATCGGCGCAACAATCAGCGAGACACCGGGAAACCATGCCATATATGCGTCACGTCCCAAGGTGGTCGCCGACGTGATCAGGACAGCAGCTGCCTCGCTCGGCTGA
- a CDS encoding FAD-dependent oxidoreductase, whose translation MPKKGPADANTSAAYPVLSAEQIRRLRSYAVVQDVAVGDTVFRAGDETYDLIVIERGTVDLIRGATHDAPEEVVVSHGPGRFIGELGLLTGQSVYLTGLVVQAGRIHRIPQTQFRRLMAEDAELSDILLLAFLARRELLRNNAAARVIEIVGSRLSASSLELRTFAARLRLTHLWFEADSVAGQALMRAAAVEAGDLPVVITPDKVMRRATAEVMAHELGLSYRRAVDQKVDLAVIGAGPAGLAAAVYGASEGLATVLLDMVGPGGQAAASSRIENYLGFPTGISGTDLTGKAIVQALKFGAQLSAPCGVTALDVDTGMIRLSLTDGTSVESRAVIIATGARYRSLPLTHWEKFQGAGIYYAATELEAKWCAGQPVTVVGGANSAGQASLYLASRGNAVNLVVRGAHLAANMSSYLIDRLTAEPLVSVHTATEVSGLHGQTHLDAVELTDRESGIRTVVECAGLFCFIGEVPATTWLKGLALDNEGFILTDSDLDPSELGGSWSALGRRPLPFETSIPGVFAAGDVRKGSMKRVAAAVGEGASAVQSVHASIGFHD comes from the coding sequence ATGCCCAAAAAAGGCCCTGCCGACGCGAACACAAGTGCCGCCTACCCGGTTCTTTCTGCCGAGCAGATCAGACGCCTCCGAAGTTATGCCGTCGTGCAAGACGTCGCCGTCGGTGACACCGTGTTCCGGGCAGGCGACGAAACATACGATCTCATCGTCATTGAGCGGGGCACGGTGGATCTGATTCGAGGCGCCACCCACGATGCACCTGAGGAGGTCGTGGTCAGCCATGGCCCGGGCCGTTTCATCGGCGAGTTAGGCTTGCTCACCGGTCAATCCGTGTACCTCACCGGGCTGGTCGTGCAAGCCGGACGAATCCATCGGATTCCACAGACCCAATTTCGTCGACTGATGGCTGAGGACGCGGAGCTTTCCGATATTCTGTTGCTCGCCTTTCTCGCCCGAAGAGAGCTCCTTCGCAACAACGCAGCTGCCCGTGTCATCGAAATCGTGGGGAGCCGCCTCTCGGCATCTTCATTGGAACTCCGGACATTCGCGGCGCGCTTACGACTTACCCATCTCTGGTTTGAGGCCGATTCCGTCGCAGGTCAGGCGCTCATGCGGGCCGCGGCGGTCGAAGCCGGGGACCTCCCGGTCGTGATCACTCCCGACAAGGTGATGCGACGGGCGACTGCAGAGGTCATGGCTCACGAACTCGGGCTCTCCTACCGTCGAGCGGTCGACCAAAAGGTGGATCTGGCAGTGATTGGCGCAGGCCCCGCGGGCCTTGCGGCGGCCGTCTACGGCGCATCTGAGGGGCTGGCAACTGTCCTGCTGGACATGGTCGGTCCTGGTGGACAAGCTGCGGCAAGTTCGCGAATCGAGAACTATCTCGGTTTCCCAACTGGCATAAGCGGGACGGACCTGACAGGGAAAGCGATTGTGCAGGCACTTAAGTTCGGTGCTCAGCTCTCAGCACCGTGCGGGGTCACGGCACTTGACGTTGACACCGGCATGATCCGTCTCTCGCTGACCGACGGCACCAGCGTCGAAAGCCGCGCCGTGATCATCGCAACCGGCGCCCGGTACAGATCACTTCCCCTGACGCACTGGGAGAAATTCCAAGGGGCCGGAATCTACTACGCTGCAACCGAGCTCGAAGCCAAATGGTGTGCCGGTCAGCCGGTCACCGTTGTCGGAGGCGCGAACTCGGCAGGCCAGGCCTCGCTGTATCTCGCGTCACGCGGAAACGCCGTCAACCTCGTCGTCCGCGGCGCTCATCTCGCAGCAAACATGTCCAGCTACCTAATTGACCGGTTGACCGCAGAACCGCTGGTCTCCGTCCACACCGCGACTGAGGTGTCGGGCCTCCACGGCCAAACGCATCTCGACGCTGTTGAGCTGACCGACCGAGAATCGGGAATCCGCACCGTTGTCGAGTGCGCAGGACTCTTCTGCTTCATCGGCGAAGTTCCCGCGACCACCTGGCTGAAAGGACTCGCGCTCGACAACGAAGGTTTTATCCTCACCGACTCGGACCTGGACCCGTCGGAACTCGGTGGAAGCTGGTCGGCTCTCGGGCGACGTCCGCTCCCCTTCGAAACCAGCATCCCTGGGGTATTCGCCGCGGGCGACGTCCGCAAAGGCTCGATGAAACGCGTCGCGGCAGCCGTCGGAGAAGGAGCGAGCGCCGTCCAATCAGTCCATGCCTCAATCGGATTCCACGATTAG
- a CDS encoding LysR family transcriptional regulator produces MEYFVGVAELGSFSRAAESLNVTQPGLSQQVQQLEREIGTQLIERLPRSVVLTEAGRAYLPHAKAVLRLSRQAQRSALNAVRGEAGDLEIATVTSIGGGIMPQAFSRWRPQYPDVRVRLHEYGRCDTLRREVEGGTGDIAIGPMPANWNGPVVSLGIEEFVVVLPPNDPLASTPIVALEDLADRPWVQFPADHDLREMTDALCLTAGFKPRGAVETSQLETGARLAASGFGAILLPEYFVHDGLDAAVRPLKDPFVRELAAYARSEFSLIAQSFIDEIELRPSRQRLSAMLQDEPSLSPAIATGDPVLSAPFIKAAAGAA; encoded by the coding sequence ATGGAGTACTTCGTCGGCGTTGCTGAGCTTGGGTCGTTCTCGAGAGCGGCCGAGTCCCTGAATGTCACCCAACCTGGGCTGTCCCAACAGGTACAGCAACTCGAACGAGAAATCGGAACGCAACTCATCGAGAGGCTCCCGCGATCCGTGGTACTAACAGAGGCCGGCCGCGCGTATCTGCCCCACGCGAAAGCGGTCCTGCGTCTCTCCCGTCAAGCGCAGCGATCAGCGTTGAACGCGGTGCGAGGAGAGGCAGGCGACTTGGAGATCGCAACCGTAACCTCGATCGGCGGCGGAATCATGCCTCAGGCTTTTTCTCGTTGGCGGCCACAGTATCCAGACGTGCGCGTTCGACTCCACGAGTATGGCCGATGCGACACACTACGCAGGGAAGTCGAGGGTGGCACTGGAGACATAGCGATTGGTCCAATGCCTGCTAATTGGAACGGGCCTGTCGTCTCGCTGGGAATAGAGGAATTTGTAGTTGTCCTGCCTCCGAATGACCCATTGGCCTCAACACCCATCGTCGCACTTGAGGACCTGGCCGACCGACCGTGGGTCCAATTTCCTGCGGATCACGACCTACGCGAGATGACCGACGCTCTTTGCCTAACAGCAGGGTTCAAGCCGCGCGGCGCTGTTGAAACGTCACAGCTAGAGACCGGGGCACGACTGGCTGCCTCCGGGTTTGGAGCCATACTTTTACCGGAGTATTTCGTGCACGACGGTCTCGACGCGGCAGTCCGCCCTCTGAAAGACCCGTTCGTTCGAGAGCTGGCGGCATACGCACGGAGCGAATTCTCGCTGATTGCGCAGTCGTTTATCGATGAAATTGAGTTGAGACCGAGCCGCCAGCGGCTTTCAGCAATGCTTCAGGACGAGCCAAGTTTGTCTCCTGCAATCGCTACCGGCGACCCTGTACTCTCCGCCCCTTTCATCAAAGCAGCAGCCGGTGCTGCGTAG